From Halalkalicoccus sp. CG83, one genomic window encodes:
- a CDS encoding bifunctional nuclease family protein: MNASIDAVRVAGTPEGPVPVVVMTAEGADGVLPIFIGFEEANSIAHGLDAYDIGRPLTHDLLLDVMEELGGRIDRVEITEISEEGTYIADIHIEGPRSSVVVDARPSDSLALAARTNAPIEIAESVFERGRQAGEQFDDLADIREIGELVEEEP; encoded by the coding sequence ATGAACGCAAGCATCGATGCGGTGCGTGTCGCCGGCACGCCCGAGGGACCGGTCCCCGTGGTCGTCATGACGGCGGAGGGGGCCGACGGCGTTCTACCCATCTTCATCGGCTTCGAGGAGGCGAACAGCATCGCCCACGGACTCGACGCCTACGACATCGGTCGCCCGCTCACACACGACCTTCTGCTCGACGTAATGGAGGAGCTCGGCGGACGGATCGATCGCGTCGAGATCACCGAGATAAGCGAGGAAGGGACCTACATCGCGGACATCCACATCGAGGGGCCGCGTTCGTCGGTAGTGGTCGACGCCCGTCCCAGCGACTCGCTCGCGCTGGCCGCCCGAACGAACGCCCCCATCGAGATCGCCGAGTCGGTGTTCGAACGGGGTCGCCAGGCGGGCGAGCAGTTCGACGACCTCGCGGACATTCGCGAGATCGGCGAGCTCGTCGAGGAGGAGCCGTGA
- a CDS encoding DUF5518 domain-containing protein, translating into MTNWRAVGYGFVVTLLVGVVGLAVPGLGQLTAGLIGGFVAGYLGGGGLGRGFWHGLLAGSIGGIAVGLILWAAVALAGLAGGPVGAAAGTVAGFGVFAIAAMIAMVMALESAVAGAIGAVLNGNENRRTDVRSDY; encoded by the coding sequence ATGACGAACTGGCGCGCCGTCGGTTACGGTTTCGTGGTGACGCTCCTCGTCGGCGTGGTCGGCCTCGCCGTACCCGGACTCGGTCAGCTGACCGCGGGGCTAATCGGCGGGTTCGTCGCCGGCTACCTCGGCGGCGGCGGCCTCGGGCGTGGGTTCTGGCACGGGCTGCTCGCGGGGAGCATCGGCGGGATCGCCGTCGGCCTGATCCTGTGGGCGGCCGTCGCGCTCGCGGGACTCGCGGGAGGGCCCGTCGGCGCGGCCGCAGGCACGGTCGCCGGCTTCGGCGTGTTCGCGATCGCCGCGATGATCGCGATGGTGATGGCCCTCGAGAGCGCGGTCGCCGGCGCGATCGGCGCAGTACTGAACGGGAACGAAAACCGTCGGACGGACGTCCGCTCGGACTACTGA
- a CDS encoding thioredoxin family protein, translated as MAVTLKDFYADWCGPCKTQDPILEELEEDWDDRFSVEKVNVDEDQETANEYQVRSLPTLIIENDDGVVERFVGVTQRDDLENALEEAGA; from the coding sequence ATGGCCGTAACCCTGAAAGACTTCTATGCGGACTGGTGTGGACCCTGTAAGACCCAGGACCCGATCCTCGAGGAGCTCGAGGAGGACTGGGACGACCGATTCAGCGTCGAGAAGGTGAACGTCGACGAGGACCAGGAGACCGCCAACGAGTACCAGGTCCGGTCGCTACCCACGCTAATCATCGAGAACGACGACGGCGTCGTCGAACGGTTCGTCGGCGTCACCCAGCGCGACGACCTCGAGAACGCTCTCGAGGAAGCGGGCGCCTAA
- the npdG gene encoding NADPH-dependent F420 reductase codes for MRIALCGGTGDIGEGLALRWAHDTDHEILIGSRDPEKARAKAEEYETELDERGIDRTVKGFENGMAADRADVVVLAVPPYHVRDTVEGFADRLDADTVLVSPAVGMQRDDAGLHYHRPSEGSVTAVAAATAPEDVSVVGAFHNLSAGRLADLDAELDQDTLLVGNDEDAVDVVRLLTEEIEGLRPLYVGPIDNAPEVESLTPLLINLATYNDDLHDAGVQFE; via the coding sequence ATGCGAATCGCACTCTGTGGCGGCACCGGCGACATCGGGGAGGGGCTGGCGCTGCGCTGGGCTCACGATACGGACCACGAGATCCTGATCGGCTCGCGCGATCCCGAGAAGGCTCGCGCGAAGGCCGAGGAGTACGAGACCGAGCTCGACGAACGGGGGATCGATCGAACGGTCAAGGGGTTCGAGAACGGGATGGCGGCCGACCGCGCCGACGTGGTCGTGCTCGCGGTACCTCCCTACCACGTCCGAGACACCGTCGAGGGGTTCGCGGACCGTCTCGATGCCGATACCGTGCTCGTCAGCCCTGCCGTCGGGATGCAGCGCGACGACGCCGGCCTGCACTACCACCGCCCCTCCGAGGGAAGCGTCACCGCCGTCGCCGCCGCCACCGCCCCCGAGGACGTTTCGGTCGTCGGCGCGTTCCACAACCTCTCGGCGGGACGGCTCGCGGACCTCGACGCCGAGCTCGACCAGGACACCCTGCTGGTGGGCAACGACGAGGACGCCGTCGACGTCGTCCGGCTACTGACCGAGGAGATCGAGGGGCTCCGGCCGCTCTACGTCGGGCCGATCGACAACGCCCCCGAGGTCGAGTCGCTGACGCCGCTGTTGATCAACCTCGCGACGTACAACGACGATCTCCACGACGCGGGCGTTCAGTTCGAGTAG
- a CDS encoding HalOD1 output domain-containing protein translates to MTDDLTTSVASLEESGIVREWDDRWALSATVVETVGTLTGRDPTTMEPLYGWIDPDALADLFGECSSEGAVSVSFRYLDCVVTVTDDGFVHATPAGDYSN, encoded by the coding sequence ATGACCGATGACCTCACGACGTCCGTCGCCTCGCTCGAGGAATCGGGTATCGTCCGTGAGTGGGACGACCGGTGGGCCTTGAGCGCGACGGTCGTCGAGACGGTGGGGACGCTGACGGGTCGCGATCCGACGACGATGGAGCCGCTGTACGGCTGGATCGACCCCGACGCCCTCGCCGACCTCTTCGGTGAGTGCTCGTCGGAGGGCGCCGTCTCCGTCTCGTTTCGTTATCTCGACTGTGTGGTCACCGTCACCGACGACGGGTTCGTCCACGCGACGCCGGCCGGCGACTACTCGAACTGA
- a CDS encoding preprotein translocase subunit Sec61beta, translating to MSSGQNSGGLMSSAGLVRYFDSEDRNALTFDPKTIMAVCVLFGVFVQVLNAVM from the coding sequence ATGAGCAGCGGACAGAACAGCGGCGGGCTGATGTCGAGCGCGGGATTGGTCCGGTACTTCGACTCCGAGGACCGTAACGCCCTCACCTTCGATCCGAAGACGATCATGGCGGTCTGCGTCCTGTTCGGGGTCTTCGTCCAGGTCCTGAACGCCGTGATGTGA
- a CDS encoding helix-turn-helix domain-containing protein: MIGEIQLSHPRLVLMGTIRSAPESTIETAWYPLLSPDRWIGFYHVTVSNDDFGGFEAALATDETVVDSESVATVARGRIYRVALSSDALLIMPELVDRGGGLIGARTADDGWLVRVQLPDRQAFVAFRRSCIDRGVDFRTERLYNADDLTTAEVGLTEPQRRLLLAAYEAGYFEEPRGITLEELGRQLGISSTAAGGRLRRAMRRLVEAQFSELGAHER; encoded by the coding sequence ATGATCGGAGAGATCCAGCTCTCCCATCCACGACTGGTGCTGATGGGGACGATCCGAAGCGCGCCCGAATCGACGATCGAGACGGCGTGGTATCCGTTGTTGTCGCCCGATCGCTGGATCGGGTTCTACCACGTCACCGTGTCGAACGACGACTTCGGCGGGTTCGAGGCCGCCCTCGCGACGGACGAGACGGTCGTCGATTCGGAATCGGTCGCCACCGTCGCCCGAGGACGGATCTACCGAGTGGCGCTCTCCTCTGACGCGCTGTTGATCATGCCCGAACTGGTCGATCGCGGCGGCGGGCTCATCGGGGCACGGACCGCCGACGACGGCTGGCTGGTCCGCGTCCAGCTGCCGGATCGCCAGGCGTTCGTCGCGTTCCGTCGTTCCTGCATCGATCGGGGGGTCGACTTCCGGACCGAGCGCCTCTACAACGCCGACGACCTGACCACCGCCGAGGTCGGCCTCACCGAGCCCCAACGCCGGCTGCTGCTGGCGGCGTACGAGGCGGGCTACTTCGAGGAGCCCCGCGGGATCACGCTCGAGGAGCTCGGTCGGCAGTTAGGGATCTCCTCGACCGCCGCGGGCGGACGCCTGCGACGAGCGATGAGGCGGCTCGTCGAGGCGCAGTTCTCGGAGCTCGGGGCCCACGAGAGGTAA
- a CDS encoding NOG1 family protein gives MIFEDLPTTPRSEELIDKAFSRAARAGRAKSGAEAQQSMLLTASNVLSDNLENVVTAWPDFDLVDPFYYELADALVDVDELRQSLSEVGWASRKTKEIGREYQSRLHADADVARKHRKQAFARLADVVEEVEDDLLRVGDARDQLKTLPDIDPDEPAIVVAGYPNVGKSTFVNGVTNARHETATYPFTTKGIGVGHLTRDHIRYQLIDTPGLLDRPPEERNEIESQAASALTHLADCVLVFLDASGECGYPLDAQLALLDEIESRFDVPVLSVCNKADRSRDVEADHYVSVTEGEGVEELLEAAIAAIGYEPELPFEG, from the coding sequence ATGATTTTCGAGGACCTTCCGACGACGCCGCGCTCGGAGGAACTCATCGACAAGGCGTTCTCGCGGGCGGCCCGGGCCGGTCGGGCCAAGAGCGGCGCCGAGGCCCAGCAGTCGATGCTGCTGACGGCCTCGAACGTCCTCTCCGACAACCTCGAGAACGTCGTCACCGCCTGGCCCGACTTCGACCTCGTCGACCCGTTCTACTACGAACTCGCCGACGCGCTGGTCGACGTGGACGAGCTCCGACAGAGCCTCTCGGAGGTGGGGTGGGCGAGTCGCAAGACCAAGGAGATCGGCCGGGAGTACCAGAGCCGGCTGCACGCCGACGCCGACGTCGCCCGCAAACACCGAAAGCAGGCGTTCGCTCGGCTCGCGGACGTCGTCGAGGAGGTCGAGGACGACCTTCTGCGCGTCGGCGACGCCCGCGACCAGCTGAAGACGCTACCCGATATCGACCCCGACGAGCCCGCGATCGTCGTCGCGGGCTACCCCAACGTCGGCAAGTCGACGTTCGTCAACGGCGTCACGAACGCCCGCCACGAGACCGCGACCTACCCCTTCACCACGAAGGGGATCGGCGTCGGCCACCTTACCCGTGACCACATCCGTTACCAGCTCATCGACACGCCCGGGCTGCTGGATCGGCCGCCGGAGGAGCGAAACGAGATCGAGTCCCAGGCGGCGAGCGCGCTCACCCACCTCGCCGACTGCGTGCTCGTCTTCCTCGACGCGAGCGGGGAGTGTGGCTACCCCCTCGACGCCCAGCTCGCGCTCCTCGACGAGATCGAGTCGCGATTCGACGTGCCCGTGCTGTCGGTCTGCAACAAGGCCGACCGGTCGCGGGACGTCGAGGCGGATCACTACGTCAGCGTCACCGAGGGCGAGGGCGTCGAGGAACTGCTCGAGGCGGCGATCGCCGCGATCGGCTACGAGCCCGAGCTCCCGTTCGAAGGATAG
- the hisE gene encoding phosphoribosyl-ATP diphosphatase codes for MSGPDADLDAAVLDELFAVIEDRKETLPEDSYTASLFVHEKGENAVLEKLGEETTELILAAKDDDHEEIAHESADIVYHLLVLLSMKGMDLEDLRAELEERR; via the coding sequence GTGAGCGGTCCCGACGCCGACCTCGACGCCGCGGTCCTCGACGAGCTGTTCGCCGTCATCGAGGACCGCAAGGAGACGCTCCCCGAGGACTCCTATACGGCGTCGCTGTTCGTCCACGAGAAGGGCGAGAACGCGGTCCTCGAGAAGCTGGGCGAGGAGACGACCGAGCTGATCCTCGCCGCGAAGGACGACGATCACGAGGAGATCGCCCACGAGTCCGCGGACATCGTCTATCACCTGCTCGTCCTGCTGTCGATGAAGGGGATGGATCTCGAGGACCTACGGGCGGAGCTCGAGGAACGACGGTAG